The Perca flavescens isolate YP-PL-M2 chromosome 23, PFLA_1.0, whole genome shotgun sequence genome has a window encoding:
- the dnajc2 gene encoding dnaJ homolog subfamily C member 2 — MLLEALDGDEAVVFTAAAASVQIQVEPVGRWFEAYVRRRNQNASVSFQELEEEEESSEESEDEEFQLEEYPMLRTLDPKDWKNQDHYAVLGLPHLRYKATQKQIKAAHKGIVLKHHPDKRKAAGEQIVEGDNDYFTCITKAIEILSDPVKRRAFDSVDPTFDNAVPSKSEGKENFTEVFSPVFERNARWSSKKHVPLLGTMESSFEEVDNFYSFWYNFDSWREFSYLDEEEKEKAECRDERRWIEKQNRASRAQRKKEEMNRIRTLVDTAYSCDPRIKKFKEEEKARKESEKKAKVEAKKREQEEKDRARQAELEAARLAKAKEEEEAKQLAQQAKKEKEIQKKAIKKERQKLRTTCKNWNYFADDEADSVKMMEEVEKLCDRLELTSLQSLNEILASGSKEDSKVAVEKQVQEVNAQLQREKEAEVQMRQAARGAEQASGGGGGGGGKGWNEEDLQLLIKAVNLFPAGTNARWEVIANYMNLHSTSGTKRTAKDVINKAKNLQRLDPVQKDEINRKAFEKFKKEHGAVAPTIDNAVPSERFDGSSSAASWTTEEQKLLEQALKTYPVSTPERWEKIAAAVPGRSKKDCMKRYKELVEMVKAKKAAQENVAGKSKK; from the exons ATGTTGTTAGAAGCGCTGGACGGTGATGAGGCAGTTGTCTTTACAGCCGCTGCCG CCTCTGTGCAGATCCAGGTGGAGCCTGTGGGTCGATGGTTCGAGGCCTACGTGAGGAGGAGGAACCAGAATGCATCCGTCTCCTTCCAGGagttggaggaggaagaggagtccTCAGAGGAGTCAGAGGATGAAGAGTTTCAGCTGGAGGAGTACCCGATGCTGCGAACACTTGACCCCAAAGACTGGAAG AATCAAGATCACTATGCTGTCCTCGGACTGCCACACTTGAGGTACAAAGCCACACAAAAACAGATCAAAGCTGCCC ACAAGGGGATTGTGTTGAAGCACCATCCTGACAAGAGGAAAGCTGCAGGAGAGCAGATTGTAGAGGGAGACAATGACTACTTTACCTGTATAACTAAAG CTATAGAAATCCTGTCGGACCCTGTGAAGAGGAGAGCCTTCGACAGCGTAGACCCTACCTTTGACAACGCCGTGCCTTCAAAGAGCGAAGGCAAGGAAAACTTTACGGAGGTGTTTTCTCCCGTTTTCGAGAGAAATGCCAGATGGTCTTCCAAAAAGCACGTCCCCTTACTTGGAACCATGGAGTCCTCCTTCGAAGAAGTCGACAATTTTTACTCTTTTTG GTACAACTTTGATTCATGGAGGGAATTCTCATACCTGGATgaagaagagaaggaaaagGCCGAGTG TCGAGATGAGAGGAGATGGATTGAAAAGCAGAATCGAGCCTCCAGAGCTcagaggaagaaggaggagaTGAACAGAATACGAACACTAGTTG ATACTGCCTACAGCTGTGACCCTAGAATAAAGAAattcaaagaagaagaaaaagccaGGAAGGAGTCTGAGAAGAAGGCTAAAGTCGAAGCCAagaagagagagcaggaggagaAGGACCGA GCCCGGCAGGCTGAGCTGGAGGCCGCTCGATTGGCGAAGgcgaaggaggaagaggaggccaaGCAGCTAGCCCAGCAGGccaagaaagagaaggagatcCAAAAGAAAGCCATCAAGAAGGAGAGGCAGAAACTCAGGACTACCTGCAAG AACTGGAATTACTTTGCTGACGACGAGGCCGACAGTGTTAAAATGATGGAGGAAGTGGAGAAGCTCTGCGATCGCCTGGAGCTGACGAG CCTGCAGTCGCTGAATGAAATCCTGGCCTCAGGCTCCAAAGAGGACAGCAAGGTAGCTGTGGAGAAGCAG GTGCAGGAGGTGAACGCCCAGCtgcagagggagaaggaggCCGAGGTCCAGATGAGGCAGGCGGCCCGCGGCGCCGAGCAGGctagcggaggaggaggaggaggggggggaaagGGCTGGAACGAGGAGGACCTCCAGCTGCTCATCAAAGCTGTCAACCTGTTCCCTGCTGGGACCAACGCCAG ATGGGAAGTTATCGCCAACTATATGAACTTACACTCCACCAGCGGCACGAAGAGGACGGCCAAAGACGTCATCAACAAAGCCAAGAATCTACAACGGCTAG ATCCAGTACAGAAAGACGAGATAAACAGGAAAGCCTTTGAGAAGTTCAAGAAGGAACACGGTGCAGTGGCGCCCACCATAGACAACGCTGTGCCCTCAGAGAGGTTTGACG GCTCCAGTAGCGCTGCCTCCTGGACCACCGAGGAACAGAAGCTTCTGGAACAAGCCCTGAAGACCTACCCGGTCAGCACACCCGAGCGCTGGGAGAAGATCGCTGCCGCCGTGCCGGGACGCAGCAAGAAAGACTGTATGAAGAGGTACAAG
- the psmc2 gene encoding 26S proteasome regulatory subunit 7, with the protein MPDYLGDDQRKTKDEEKDEGPIRALDEGDIALLKTYGQSTYSRQIKQVEDDIQQLLKKINELTGIKESDTGLAPPALWDLAADKQTLQSEQPLQVARCTKIINADSEDPKYIINVKQFAKFVVDLSDQVAPTDIEEGMRVGVDRNKYQIHIPLPPKIDPTVTMMQVEEKPDVTYSDVGGCKEQIEKLREVVETPLLHPERFVNLGIEPPKGVLLFGPPGTGKTLCARAVANRTDACFIRVIGSELVQKYVGEGARMVRELFEMARTKKACLIFFDEIDAIGGARFDDGAGGDNEVQRTMLELINQLDGFDPRGNIKVLMATNRPDTLDPALMRPGRLDRKIEFSLPDLEGRTHIFKIHARSMSVERDIRFELLARLCPNSTGAEIRSVCTEAGMFAIRARRKIATEKDFLEAVNKVIKSYAKFSATPRYMTYN; encoded by the exons ATGCCGGACTATTTGGGAGACGATCAAAGGAAAACTAAGGATGAGGAGAAGGACGAAGGACCTATCAGAG CTTTGGATGAAGGGGACATTGCCCTGCTGAAAACATAT GGTCAAAGCACCTACTCCAGACAGATCAAACAAGTGGAAGATGACATCCAGCAGCTGCTCAAAAAGATCAACGAGTTGACAG GCATTAAGGAGTCCGACACAGGCCTGGCTCCACCAGCACTCTGGGATCTAGCTGCTGACAAACAGACTCTGCAGAGTGAACAGCCGCTGCAGGTtgcaag ATGCACAAAGATCATCAACGCAGACTCCGAGGACCCCAAATACATTATCAACGTCAAACAGTTTGCCAAGTTTGTGGTGGACCTGAGCGACCAGGTGGCCCCCACTGACATCGAGGAGGGCATGAGAGTCGG TGTTGACAGAAACAAGTATCAGATCCACATTCCTCTGCCTCCTAAGATTGACCCAACTGTCACCATGATGCAG GTGGAGGAGAAGCCTGATGTGACCTACAGTGATGTCGGCGGATGTAAGGAGCAGATTGAGAAGCTGAGAGAAGTGGTCGAGACCCCCCTGCTCCAT CCTGAGAGGTTTGTCAATCTGGGTATTGAGCCTCCAAAAGGTGTGCTGCTGTTCGGGCCGCCTGGCACAGGAAAGACCCTGTGCGCCCGCGCCGTGGCCAACAGGACTGACGCCTGCTTCATCCGAGTCATCGGCTCCGAGCTGGTGCAGAAGTATGTGGGAGAG GGAGCCAGGATGGTGCGTGAGCTGTTTGAGATGGCCAGGACTAAGAAGGCTTGTCTGATCTTCTTTGATGAAATTGATGCCATTGGAG GTGCTCGTTTTGACGATGGTGCCGGTGGAGACAATGAGGTCCAGAGGACTATGCTGGAGCTCATCAACCAGCTGGACGGCTTCGACCCCCGAGGCAACATCAAAGTGCTTATGGCCACCAACCGACCGGACACCCTGGACCCGGCCCTGATGAGACCTGGACGTCTGGACAGGAAGATCGAGTTCAGCCTGCCTGACCTGGAG GGTCGCACACACATCTTCAAGATTCATGCCCGCTCTATGAGCGTGGAGAGAGACATTCGCTTTGAGCTGCTGGCTCGCCTCTGTCCCAACAGCACTG GTGCTGAGATCCGCAGCGTGTGCACAGAGGCGGGCATGTTCGCCATCAGAGCTCGCAGGAAGATCGCCACAGAGAAAGACTTCCTGGAGGCAGTTAACAAGGTCATCAAGTCCTACGCCAAGTTCAGCGCCACCCCCAGATACATGACCTACaactga